In Herbinix luporum, a single window of DNA contains:
- a CDS encoding GerAB/ArcD/ProY family transporter yields the protein MNKLITMRQVVFMYLFISLSPVLRQVPTALAKQAGRSGYLSPFWSLMVIVPLSAIILLLIRSYPGLNLYEIMVYMGGKIFAKTFIFLYIIWIILFLSAKINAYSLTLQFTLMPKTRSDFFMLVILLLVYYALLRGSKTIFRFSELALGPIFLLIAIFLLCALSRLRTDYLLPVSTINLPSTIKASKDILAVGGNLILILFFSDKIGISLTKKQIRKFWLGSIVFVIFTFVITIFTFGITGANLTKNLPFPFYITVKSISFFNIFERFEVIVTIMCVLSDFITICIMFLILLRLIDWLFDIEERGFLFLPLGIIIYYLTYYISTTQFEYNFIYENLIVNVNLVFQYIIPMILGLLSLLKHKNVKKQF from the coding sequence ATGAATAAGCTAATAACTATGCGACAGGTAGTTTTTATGTATCTTTTTATATCTTTATCACCGGTATTAAGACAAGTTCCTACAGCTTTAGCTAAGCAAGCGGGCAGAAGTGGGTATTTAAGTCCATTTTGGTCTTTAATGGTTATAGTTCCATTATCGGCCATAATCTTATTACTGATTAGATCCTATCCGGGGCTAAATCTTTATGAAATTATGGTTTATATGGGGGGTAAGATTTTTGCTAAAACCTTTATTTTCCTATATATAATTTGGATAATCTTATTCTTATCAGCTAAGATTAATGCTTATTCCTTAACATTACAATTTACCTTAATGCCTAAAACAAGATCCGATTTTTTTATGCTGGTAATCTTACTACTAGTTTATTATGCCCTTCTTAGGGGTAGCAAAACAATATTTCGTTTTTCAGAATTAGCCCTGGGACCGATTTTTCTTCTAATAGCTATATTTTTATTATGTGCCCTAAGTAGATTAAGGACCGATTATTTACTTCCCGTATCAACTATTAACTTACCTTCCACAATCAAAGCATCAAAAGATATATTAGCTGTGGGTGGTAATTTAATTCTTATATTGTTTTTTTCAGATAAAATAGGAATATCTCTTACAAAAAAACAGATAAGGAAATTTTGGCTTGGTTCAATCGTATTTGTTATTTTTACCTTTGTAATTACTATTTTTACCTTTGGTATTACCGGAGCAAATCTAACTAAAAACCTGCCCTTTCCTTTTTATATAACAGTTAAGAGCATTTCATTTTTTAATATATTTGAACGATTTGAAGTAATAGTTACTATTATGTGTGTCTTATCCGATTTTATAACCATATGTATTATGTTTTTAATCTTGTTACGGTTAATAGATTGGCTCTTTGACATTGAGGAAAGGGGATTTTTGTTCCTGCCCCTAGGAATAATTATATATTACTTAACCTATTATATAAGCACCACTCAATTTGAATATAATTTCATATATGAGAATTTAATTGTTAATGTAAATTTGGTATTTCAATATATAATACCTATGATACTTGGATTATTATCTTTGCTAAAACATAAAAATGTTAAAAAACAGTTCTAA
- a CDS encoding DUF4474 domain-containing protein, with protein MGDNGIFLFLWNLYIQNKILIISLILILILIVSLFKRFRRNKKKKADENIVVRPITDVIGSDQEQLEELNKDLKLFGFAYDPSQDIFYSLNECWQRKFGYCRLYDEASATLSMIIDCEPIHFRYNGKKWLLEFWKGQYGMTTGGEVGIYYTTAPDINIPGIFNGTFYYSVKDEDRINMSFTLKKNGNVLLSRSGYHWWLTGFKLGEFSQPSELTMDIVLDMHNRQMAEAFVRGLKETGYGEDEFMLKGRRVFIHFDKPHTQQPFTKNPLTVNLMQSNNRSFCEAYHYLTSSYVNTLDKIAHIKQQAPHMYNHIINMGKPHQVFESFNKIKGFLKIQDLEEEE; from the coding sequence ATGGGTGATAATGGCATTTTTTTATTCCTGTGGAATTTATATATTCAAAATAAAATTCTTATAATTTCACTTATTTTAATTCTTATCCTTATAGTTTCATTGTTTAAAAGGTTCCGTAGAAATAAAAAGAAGAAGGCCGATGAAAATATAGTGGTCCGCCCGATTACAGATGTAATCGGAAGCGACCAAGAGCAATTGGAAGAATTAAATAAGGATTTGAAACTCTTTGGCTTTGCCTATGATCCTTCACAGGACATATTCTATTCCCTAAATGAATGCTGGCAAAGAAAATTCGGATATTGCAGACTTTATGATGAGGCCAGTGCTACCTTAAGCATGATAATTGACTGTGAACCAATTCATTTTAGATATAATGGAAAGAAGTGGCTTCTTGAATTTTGGAAGGGTCAATACGGCATGACAACAGGGGGGGAAGTCGGCATATACTATACCACCGCCCCGGACATTAATATTCCCGGTATATTTAACGGTACCTTTTATTATAGTGTAAAGGATGAAGACAGAATCAATATGTCTTTTACCCTTAAAAAAAACGGAAATGTTTTACTAAGCAGAAGTGGATATCATTGGTGGCTAACCGGTTTTAAACTGGGTGAATTCTCCCAACCCTCAGAACTTACTATGGATATTGTTTTAGATATGCATAATCGACAAATGGCCGAGGCCTTTGTAAGGGGACTTAAAGAAACAGGTTACGGAGAAGATGAATTTATGTTAAAGGGTAGACGGGTATTTATACATTTTGACAAACCCCATACCCAGCAGCCCTTTACTAAGAATCCCTTAACCGTAAATCTTATGCAGAGTAATAATCGTTCTTTTTGTGAAGCCTACCACTATCTTACTTCCTCCTATGTCAATACCCTTGATAAAATTGCCCACATTAAGCAGCAGGCACCTCATATGTACAATCATATTATAAACATGGGTAAACCTCATCAAGTATTTGAATCCTTCAATAAAATTAAAGGTTTTCTTAAAATTCAGGATTTAGAAGAGGAGGAATGA
- a CDS encoding M23 family metallopeptidase has protein sequence MFVKYKAKHIIICELILILILSSVLIKQGIEYDQAMYASMYDTEKKFIKWVSFDVSHKAMDRAYRYDVETYDSQVHLNWIELLAYLGAKYGGDFSKYKEKHMNDLANKLINKEETMESLTENMKYYDYYLEAYSAVLGGMVGEYEIEVADETAPGGKRWEKKYGLKAFLPIAKYYPYSHFDDFGVSRSYGFKRKHLGHDMMGQVGTPIIAVESGYVEALGWNQYGGWRIGIRSFDKKRYYYYAHLRQNYPYNKSLEIGSVVQAGDVIGYLGRTGYSRKENANNIRTPHLHFGLQLIFDESQKDSVNEIWIDCYDLVQFLYKNRSETVKDPETKEYHRVYQFIDPVAQDYIKHQIYKYDDEDINIHIYE, from the coding sequence ATGTTTGTAAAATATAAAGCTAAGCATATTATTATATGTGAACTGATTCTAATACTTATCTTATCTTCTGTTTTAATTAAACAGGGTATTGAATATGACCAAGCTATGTATGCTTCAATGTATGATACCGAAAAAAAATTTATTAAGTGGGTTAGTTTTGATGTCAGCCATAAAGCCATGGACCGGGCATACCGCTATGATGTGGAAACCTATGATAGCCAGGTCCATCTTAATTGGATTGAATTACTTGCCTACTTAGGGGCAAAGTATGGGGGAGATTTTTCAAAATATAAGGAAAAACATATGAATGATCTGGCAAATAAGCTGATTAATAAAGAAGAAACCATGGAATCCTTAACAGAAAATATGAAGTATTATGATTATTATCTTGAGGCCTATAGTGCTGTTCTTGGTGGTATGGTGGGAGAATATGAAATTGAAGTAGCAGATGAGACCGCCCCCGGGGGTAAAAGGTGGGAAAAAAAATATGGCCTAAAAGCTTTTCTTCCCATAGCAAAATATTATCCTTATAGCCATTTTGATGATTTCGGTGTATCAAGAAGCTACGGTTTTAAAAGAAAGCACTTAGGCCATGATATGATGGGTCAAGTAGGTACCCCTATTATTGCGGTAGAATCCGGCTATGTGGAAGCCTTGGGATGGAATCAATATGGTGGATGGAGAATTGGCATCCGCAGTTTTGATAAAAAAAGATACTACTACTATGCCCATCTTAGGCAAAATTATCCCTACAATAAATCCTTAGAGATAGGAAGTGTGGTTCAAGCCGGGGATGTTATAGGCTATCTTGGCAGAACCGGTTACAGCAGAAAAGAAAATGCTAATAATATACGAACTCCTCACCTGCATTTTGGCTTACAATTAATCTTTGATGAATCTCAAAAAGATAGTGTCAATGAAATCTGGATTGACTGTTATGATTTAGTTCAGTTTTTATATAAAAACAGATCAGAAACAGTCAAAGACCCTGAAACCAAGGAATATCACAGGGTATATCAATTTATTGATCCTGTAGCCCAGGATTATATCAAGCATCAAATATATAAATACGATGATGAAGATATTAATATCCATATTTATGAGTAG
- the rsxC gene encoding electron transport complex subunit RsxC — protein sequence MKNYFHGGIHPSDGSDKSLSNQIPIRKFLPKTVEISMKQSPNSICTAIVKEGDKVSKGELIGKPTGFSSANIHASISGTVTKVIKSKDDKDREFDIVVIQSDESNTDSLDTAGGWEYESSLVDLSAYTKEIIIAKMEEGGLVGMGGAGFPTHVKYQSKEIIKYILINGAECEPYLTCDHTLMREQGYAIINGVLLFVKASGAKKAIICFEDNKLDIAKDFEQIISGKELPIEIKVLPTKYPQGGERQLVEAVLGMEVPAGELPTSISTIINNVGTAKALADIVLKDEPLISRVVTVTGMVKEPCNYLVPIGTRFRDLIDMSGGFTSKISRVIEGGPMTGRSIQIGGALDDLEGSVAKTTSGLLVLEDSYKIESPCIRCGECERICPAGLAPFKIDFAALENDITLCDKLYATECISCGSCSYVCPAKRELAYRITEAKNEIFRLRRERGAK from the coding sequence TTGAAGAATTATTTTCACGGTGGAATCCATCCGTCCGATGGTTCTGATAAATCATTAAGTAATCAAATACCGATACGTAAGTTCTTGCCTAAAACAGTGGAGATTTCTATGAAACAGTCACCAAATAGTATCTGTACTGCAATAGTTAAGGAAGGTGATAAGGTTTCAAAGGGAGAACTAATAGGAAAACCCACTGGTTTTAGCTCTGCCAATATCCATGCAAGTATCAGCGGAACTGTAACCAAAGTTATAAAAAGCAAGGATGACAAGGATAGGGAATTTGATATTGTTGTTATTCAATCGGATGAAAGTAATACAGATAGTTTAGATACAGCTGGCGGATGGGAATACGAAAGTAGTCTTGTAGACCTTTCGGCCTATACTAAAGAAATAATTATAGCTAAAATGGAAGAAGGCGGCCTGGTAGGCATGGGAGGCGCCGGTTTTCCTACCCATGTAAAATACCAATCAAAAGAAATAATTAAATATATCCTTATTAATGGGGCAGAATGTGAACCATATCTTACCTGTGACCATACCCTTATGAGGGAACAGGGCTATGCAATTATTAATGGGGTACTCTTATTTGTTAAGGCCTCAGGTGCAAAAAAGGCAATTATATGCTTTGAGGATAATAAGCTTGATATTGCAAAAGATTTCGAACAGATTATTTCAGGAAAAGAGCTTCCTATAGAAATTAAGGTACTTCCCACTAAATATCCTCAGGGAGGGGAGAGGCAACTGGTGGAGGCTGTACTTGGTATGGAAGTTCCGGCAGGAGAATTGCCCACTAGTATTAGTACTATAATAAATAATGTAGGTACAGCAAAAGCCTTGGCAGATATTGTACTTAAGGATGAACCCCTAATTTCCCGTGTGGTTACAGTTACGGGAATGGTGAAAGAACCATGTAATTACTTAGTTCCCATAGGAACAAGATTTAGGGATTTAATTGATATGTCCGGGGGATTTACATCTAAGATAAGCAGGGTTATAGAAGGTGGGCCTATGACCGGTCGCAGTATACAAATCGGTGGCGCCCTTGATGACTTAGAGGGAAGTGTAGCTAAGACCACTTCCGGTTTATTAGTACTGGAGGATAGCTACAAAATAGAATCTCCATGTATTCGCTGCGGAGAATGCGAGAGAATATGTCCTGCAGGCCTTGCCCCCTTTAAAATTGATTTTGCTGCTTTAGAAAATGATATCACTTTATGTGATAAATTATATGCTACTGAATGTATCAGTTGTGGTAGTTGTTCCTATGTCTGCCCGGCAAAAAGGGAATTGGCATATAGAATAACAGAGGCCAAAAATGAAATTTTCAGACTGAGACGAGAGCGGGGGGCTAAATAA
- a CDS encoding metallophosphoesterase: MGVSKRLTQVLSSSPKIYFDDYSRFIIMSDCHRGDGGWSDNFYNNQNLFIAALQYYYERGFTYIELGDGDELWENRKIDDIISTYSDVFWIMSQFYKAGRFYMIYGNHDIVKKNPKYSKTKCNSFFCDSRNSTMPLFPGIKITEGLILEYKDAPYQIFLTHGHQGDLINDNFWRLSRFLVRYIWRPLELIGIRDPTSASKNSVRKSKVEKRIADWSLKNNQAIITGHTHRPVFPKPGDIPYFNDGSCVHPRCITGIEIINGAIALIRWSIMIKPDRTLYVGREILEGPIKITDYIQKVTEAAG, encoded by the coding sequence ATGGGTGTCTCTAAGCGATTAACACAAGTTCTATCCTCTTCTCCTAAGATATACTTCGATGATTATTCTAGATTTATTATTATGAGTGATTGTCATAGAGGAGACGGGGGATGGTCAGATAATTTCTACAATAACCAAAATCTTTTTATTGCAGCATTACAATACTATTATGAAAGGGGATTTACTTATATAGAATTAGGTGACGGGGATGAACTGTGGGAAAATCGCAAAATTGATGACATAATAAGTACCTATAGTGATGTGTTTTGGATTATGTCTCAATTTTATAAGGCAGGAAGATTCTATATGATATATGGGAATCATGATATAGTTAAAAAAAATCCTAAATACTCAAAAACAAAATGTAATTCCTTCTTTTGTGACAGTAGAAATTCTACCATGCCTCTTTTTCCAGGGATTAAAATAACAGAAGGCCTAATATTAGAATATAAGGATGCCCCATATCAGATTTTCCTTACCCATGGTCATCAGGGAGATTTGATAAATGATAACTTCTGGAGATTATCAAGATTTTTGGTTCGGTATATTTGGAGGCCTTTAGAATTAATTGGCATTAGGGACCCCACCAGTGCTTCAAAAAACAGTGTACGAAAAAGCAAGGTAGAAAAAAGAATTGCCGATTGGTCCTTAAAGAATAATCAGGCCATCATAACCGGCCACACTCACAGACCGGTTTTTCCAAAACCGGGAGATATTCCGTATTTTAATGACGGCAGCTGTGTTCATCCAAGATGTATTACAGGAATTGAAATAATTAATGGCGCCATAGCTTTAATTAGGTGGTCCATAATGATTAAACCGGACCGTACCCTATATGTGGGAAGAGAAATATTAGAAGGTCCCATTAAAATAACTGACTATATTCAAAAGGTGACAGAAGCTGCAGGATAA
- a CDS encoding Ger(x)C family spore germination protein — protein sequence MKKIVILVMSVLFWGLWGCSHDMNRREIDEINFIHVLGIDYSMGEYVLTAIYSSNQGADAESGQAGKEEISQGRGQTPYEALQSLKLKNKKSVSIANTGYFLIGDKAAYNGIDVCLDFLSRDETVKMESLIFIIKDDNAEDFIKDSIENGQTVHEDLEAVKQKQEELITRNDNTLVNILNEMEVKTASVLIPYLITEENAFLLKGYAVIDQLKLADYLDMETSSAINFIKDIIRAFPIYIENKVGLSISYSKCKLKSTIKNNQIKVLIHLEFETMVKEVNTNQMIFSGESLRELTDKQNEYIIELLKKATNYSIQHGRDILQIGRLLENQQNKRWKSLKENWNERISEVQYDFEIKSKITKSFIMGNES from the coding sequence ATGAAGAAAATAGTTATACTGGTAATGTCTGTTTTATTTTGGGGATTATGGGGTTGTAGCCATGATATGAACCGTAGAGAAATTGATGAGATTAATTTTATACATGTATTAGGTATAGATTATTCTATGGGAGAATATGTTTTGACAGCCATTTATAGCTCAAATCAGGGGGCAGATGCAGAAAGCGGCCAGGCAGGCAAAGAAGAAATATCTCAAGGAAGAGGCCAAACTCCTTATGAGGCCCTTCAATCTTTAAAATTAAAGAATAAAAAATCAGTTTCCATAGCTAATACCGGATATTTTTTAATCGGAGATAAGGCTGCATATAACGGTATAGATGTCTGCTTAGATTTTTTATCTAGGGATGAAACTGTTAAAATGGAATCTTTAATATTTATTATTAAGGATGATAATGCTGAGGATTTTATCAAGGATAGTATAGAAAATGGACAAACTGTTCATGAGGATTTAGAAGCAGTAAAACAAAAACAAGAAGAGTTAATTACTAGAAATGATAATACTTTAGTTAATATACTTAATGAAATGGAAGTAAAGACGGCCAGTGTATTAATTCCTTATCTTATAACAGAAGAAAATGCCTTTCTTCTTAAAGGCTATGCAGTAATTGATCAGCTTAAACTGGCTGATTATTTGGATATGGAAACTTCATCGGCTATAAATTTTATTAAAGATATAATTCGGGCCTTTCCAATTTATATTGAAAATAAGGTGGGATTATCCATATCCTATTCCAAATGTAAGTTGAAGTCCACAATTAAGAATAATCAGATAAAGGTATTAATACATCTGGAATTTGAAACTATGGTAAAGGAAGTTAATACTAATCAGATGATTTTTTCCGGTGAATCTTTAAGGGAGCTTACTGATAAACAAAATGAGTATATTATAGAACTTTTAAAAAAGGCAACTAATTATTCAATTCAACATGGCCGGGATATACTGCAGATTGGTCGGCTTTTGGAAAATCAACAGAATAAAAGGTGGAAAAGCTTAAAAGAAAATTGGAATGAAAGAATCTCGGAAGTTCAATATGATTTTGAGATTAAATCAAAGATAACAAAATCCTTTATTATGGGTAATGAAAGTTAG
- a CDS encoding ferredoxin: MKAYVDQEGCISCGLCIDVCPEVFSYNDDGVSQAIEDDIPKDCLERAEEARDGCPVSVIDLKE; encoded by the coding sequence ATGAAAGCATATGTAGATCAGGAGGGCTGCATAAGTTGCGGCTTGTGTATAGACGTCTGTCCTGAAGTATTTAGCTATAATGACGACGGGGTATCTCAGGCCATTGAAGATGATATTCCCAAAGACTGTCTAGAGCGAGCAGAGGAAGCTAGGGATGGCTGCCCTGTTAGTGTAATAGATTTAAAAGAATAA
- a CDS encoding DUF421 domain-containing protein, which yields MKITEILISSSLSLMALFFLTKIMGNREMSQLSMFDYISSIAVGSIAGEMAAMSTDSLLEPLLSMIFLAIFTVTINFLTCKSIKLRRFIQGQALILYQDGQIYEKNLLSAKMDIGELLSECRIQGYYDLEEVHTIYLESNGKISILPMSTQRPLCPADMNMNPIQPEPMANIIIDGRIMYRNLQHTGKNEKWLIKKLQEKGVSDINEVMLASYDINKNDINIYLKYHKKLKTDIFE from the coding sequence ATGAAGATAACGGAAATACTAATTTCATCTTCTCTTTCTCTTATGGCCTTATTTTTCCTTACAAAAATTATGGGTAACAGGGAGATGTCACAATTAAGTATGTTTGACTATATAAGTAGTATAGCAGTAGGTTCAATTGCCGGAGAGATGGCTGCCATGTCAACTGACTCCTTATTAGAACCCTTACTTTCCATGATTTTTCTTGCAATTTTTACAGTAACTATTAACTTTCTAACTTGTAAATCCATAAAACTACGAAGATTTATTCAAGGACAGGCTCTTATACTATATCAGGATGGGCAAATTTATGAAAAAAATTTACTTTCTGCCAAAATGGATATAGGTGAATTATTATCGGAATGTAGAATTCAAGGTTATTATGATTTAGAGGAGGTTCACACTATTTATTTGGAAAGCAACGGAAAAATTAGTATACTCCCCATGTCTACACAGCGTCCTCTCTGCCCTGCTGATATGAATATGAATCCTATTCAACCGGAACCCATGGCCAATATAATAATTGACGGTCGTATAATGTATAGAAATTTACAACATACAGGTAAAAATGAAAAATGGCTTATTAAAAAGCTTCAAGAAAAAGGAGTATCTGATATAAATGAGGTAATGCTTGCCAGTTATGATATTAATAAAAATGATATTAATATATATTTAAAATATCATAAAAAATTAAAAACTGACATCTTTGAATAA
- a CDS encoding FAD:protein FMN transferase, protein MIKKKFYNKKGVMAKHKLIFVLLPIYLITIILTGCQPAINNDKKDVDSQFISKSAFLLNTFISISIYDKQEEAILDQCMELIKKYEKIFSRTDPESELYAINNQTAPHEGLTYYISDEMSELIAYGLYYSKLSDGAFDISIAPVSSLWDFTGINPRLPSKEEINKALAYIDYKNIHLEGNKLTFAKEGIRLDLGAIAKGYIADKVKEYLLSQGVNSAIINLGGNVLCLGTKPDGSYFKVGIQKPYADRNETIAIMEINDMSVVSSGVYERYFTFEGNNYHHILNPKTGYPYNNNLISVSIISKASVDGDGLSTSCFALGLDEGIKLLESIPDTYGIFITSDYEVHYTKGFKEAITLIE, encoded by the coding sequence ATGATTAAGAAAAAGTTTTATAATAAAAAAGGTGTAATGGCAAAACATAAGCTGATTTTTGTCTTGTTACCAATATATTTAATTACAATAATTTTAACCGGCTGCCAACCGGCTATAAACAATGATAAAAAAGATGTTGACTCTCAATTTATTAGTAAGTCTGCCTTTCTGCTAAATACTTTTATAAGTATATCAATATATGACAAACAGGAAGAAGCCATATTGGATCAATGTATGGAGCTTATAAAAAAATATGAAAAAATATTCAGTAGAACAGATCCGGAAAGTGAACTATATGCTATAAATAATCAAACCGCTCCCCATGAGGGCTTAACCTACTATATTTCTGATGAAATGTCTGAATTAATTGCCTATGGATTATATTATAGCAAATTATCAGATGGAGCATTTGATATATCCATTGCTCCTGTCTCATCCCTATGGGATTTTACCGGTATTAATCCTAGACTTCCTAGTAAGGAAGAAATTAATAAGGCACTGGCCTATATTGATTATAAAAATATCCATTTAGAAGGAAATAAACTAACCTTTGCAAAGGAAGGCATTAGATTGGATTTGGGAGCCATTGCCAAAGGTTATATTGCTGATAAAGTTAAAGAATATTTATTATCACAGGGTGTAAATAGTGCCATTATAAATCTTGGTGGAAATGTCCTCTGCCTTGGTACAAAACCGGACGGATCATACTTTAAGGTTGGTATTCAAAAACCCTATGCCGACAGAAATGAAACCATAGCTATTATGGAAATTAATGATATGTCAGTGGTATCCTCCGGAGTATATGAACGCTATTTTACCTTTGAAGGAAATAATTACCACCATATTCTTAACCCAAAAACAGGATATCCTTATAATAATAATCTTATCTCTGTATCCATTATATCAAAGGCTTCAGTAGACGGAGATGGATTAAGTACCAGCTGTTTTGCACTGGGACTTGATGAAGGAATAAAACTCCTAGAGAGCATTCCCGATACCTATGGCATCTTTATTACTTCCGACTATGAAGTCCATTACACTAAGGGCTTTAAAGAGGCTATAACTTTAATCGAATAA